One Psychrobacillus glaciei genomic region harbors:
- the acpS gene encoding holo-ACP synthase, translating into MITGIGLDITELNRIISIKTKTKKFEERILTMKEIEQMKELSEYRQIEFLAGRFAAKEAFAKAKGTGIGRECSFQDIEIIRESSGKPSLYFKGEQVNGFLSITHTKEYAAAQVILQS; encoded by the coding sequence ATGATTACTGGAATAGGATTAGATATTACCGAATTGAATAGAATAATATCCATAAAAACTAAAACGAAGAAATTTGAAGAACGGATTTTAACAATGAAAGAAATAGAGCAGATGAAAGAACTATCTGAGTATAGACAAATTGAATTTTTAGCAGGACGTTTTGCAGCGAAAGAAGCATTTGCAAAAGCAAAAGGTACGGGAATTGGGAGAGAATGCAGCTTTCAAGATATTGAAATAATACGAGAGTCTAGTGGTAAGCCGAGTCTATACTTTAAAGGAGAACAAGTAAATGGTTTCCTATCCATTACACATACAAAAGAATATGCTGCAGCTCAAGTAATTCTGCAATCATAA
- a CDS encoding rhomboid family intramembrane serine protease, which yields MFVRRENLKQYIKLYPIVSTLLALNILIFLLTCIPVVGVHLRNLGIGFNLLISEGEYWRLITPMFLHADFTHLLFNMFSLYLFGPELEQLAGKARFLTIYLLAGLVGNVATYLLLDWRYQSLGASGAIYGILGAFGALVYYTRNFMPQLKQIILPMIVIGVVMTFLQPNINVTAHLSGLITGFIIGMIYFHPKRIAAWKKKKFKIV from the coding sequence ATGTTTGTTAGAAGAGAAAACTTGAAACAATATATTAAGCTTTATCCTATAGTATCTACATTACTTGCATTAAATATTTTAATCTTTCTATTAACATGCATTCCAGTTGTAGGAGTACATCTACGTAACTTAGGAATCGGCTTTAATCTTCTCATTAGTGAAGGCGAGTATTGGCGTTTAATCACACCAATGTTTTTACATGCAGATTTCACGCACCTACTATTTAATATGTTTTCTTTGTATTTATTTGGTCCAGAGCTAGAACAACTAGCAGGAAAAGCCCGCTTTTTAACCATTTATCTTTTAGCTGGCTTAGTTGGAAATGTTGCGACTTACTTACTTTTAGATTGGCGATATCAAAGCCTCGGAGCTAGTGGTGCAATTTATGGTATATTAGGAGCTTTTGGTGCTTTAGTTTATTATACGAGAAATTTCATGCCTCAATTGAAACAAATTATTTTGCCAATGATCGTTATTGGTGTGGTAATGACATTCCTTCAGCCGAATATAAATGTTACTGCACATCTTTCAGGTCTAATTACAGGTTTTATTATTGGAATGATTTATTTCCACCCTAAACGAATCGCAGCATGGAAAAAGAAAAAATTTAAAATAGTATGA
- a CDS encoding PH domain-containing protein, with amino-acid sequence MMFNEKYKLHPISAIINFIKVLKDMILPFIVVVTVNGFGGSRDSDGWPSFITYSIYAVVLIFLLVSGIVKWKRFRYWFEDGELRIEYGLFVKKMRYIPFERIQSLNYTEGIFHRPFGLVKVKVETAGGGPTEEADAVLTAITKDAAEQIKREMIQTKSKQPGELNEAIQHEVVLTEEARPIFTMSIKDLIVLASTSGGVGVFFSGLAVFAAQFSNIIPYEMIYDEIVVFIRFGALIIVLGVFFVLLVAWVVSVFLTLINYYNFTISIEDNEIVITRGLLEKKKITLPLSRIQGVRVVENPFRQLIGYASIIVDSAGGSLEEKDEKIRLLPLVKKTKIHSVLEQIFLDLDLEPNFITVPKRSRKFFYRLDFLWIIPVSTTIIYFFYPFGLLSLILLPLSYIFGMWQQRTAGYAVNGPHLVMRYRNLSKVTIWMEKKRIQSMTERMTFFQKRKNVSSIITTIKSGVSGSTAIVPHLDKADAERLINWYQPTKSNTIQKEKEQPIV; translated from the coding sequence ATGATGTTTAACGAAAAGTACAAGTTACATCCTATTTCAGCAATTATAAACTTTATAAAAGTTTTAAAAGATATGATCTTGCCTTTTATAGTCGTAGTTACAGTGAATGGTTTTGGAGGAAGCAGGGACTCCGATGGTTGGCCTTCGTTTATTACCTATAGTATTTATGCTGTCGTCCTTATCTTTCTACTTGTGAGTGGAATCGTTAAATGGAAAAGATTCAGATACTGGTTTGAAGATGGAGAGCTGCGTATTGAGTACGGCTTGTTTGTAAAGAAAATGAGGTATATTCCTTTTGAACGGATCCAAAGTTTAAACTACACAGAGGGCATCTTTCATAGACCGTTCGGACTCGTTAAAGTAAAAGTAGAAACAGCTGGAGGTGGGCCAACAGAAGAAGCGGATGCGGTATTAACGGCAATTACGAAAGACGCAGCAGAGCAAATAAAAAGAGAAATGATACAAACGAAAAGCAAGCAACCAGGTGAATTAAATGAAGCAATACAGCACGAAGTAGTTCTAACGGAAGAAGCTCGACCAATCTTTACGATGTCAATAAAAGATTTAATTGTGTTAGCAAGTACATCCGGTGGAGTGGGTGTGTTTTTCTCAGGTCTGGCCGTTTTTGCAGCGCAGTTTTCTAATATTATTCCATATGAAATGATATATGATGAAATCGTTGTGTTCATTCGATTTGGAGCACTGATAATAGTACTTGGGGTTTTCTTTGTATTATTGGTTGCTTGGGTAGTGTCTGTTTTTCTCACGCTAATTAATTACTATAACTTTACTATTAGTATAGAGGACAATGAGATTGTTATTACGAGAGGACTTTTAGAGAAGAAGAAAATAACACTTCCCCTTTCGCGTATTCAAGGAGTGAGAGTCGTAGAGAACCCTTTTCGTCAGCTAATTGGCTATGCGTCAATTATAGTCGATAGTGCTGGTGGCTCCCTTGAAGAAAAAGACGAAAAAATTCGTTTGCTTCCTTTAGTAAAAAAAACGAAGATCCATAGTGTATTGGAACAGATTTTTCTAGATCTTGATTTGGAACCTAACTTCATAACTGTTCCGAAAAGGTCGAGAAAGTTTTTCTATCGATTAGATTTTCTTTGGATTATTCCAGTATCAACTACTATTATTTACTTCTTTTATCCATTTGGTCTTCTATCATTAATCTTGCTGCCTCTAAGCTATATATTTGGGATGTGGCAACAAAGAACCGCGGGATATGCGGTAAATGGTCCGCACTTAGTGATGAGATATCGAAATTTAAGTAAAGTAACTATTTGGATGGAAAAAAAGCGAATTCAATCAATGACGGAAAGGATGACTTTTTTTCAAAAAAGAAAGAACGTTTCTTCGATTATCACTACAATAAAATCTGGAGTAAGTGGTTCTACTGCGATAGTCCCTCATTTAGATAAAGCAGATGCAGAAAGGCTAATAAATTGGTATCAACCTACAAAGTCAAACACGATACAAAAGGAGAAAGAACAGCCAATTGTTTAA